In the genome of Sebastes umbrosus isolate fSebUmb1 chromosome 14, fSebUmb1.pri, whole genome shotgun sequence, one region contains:
- the antkmt gene encoding adenine nucleotide translocase lysine N-methyltransferase translates to MDDDAPDEAFTELRSRPLGIWGVAQIAAGTGLAVYAMWTGILQPGFRKVPLRLQVPYIPASRAQVDNVMTLLRGRKGGLVDLGSGDGRIVLEAHRRGFTPAVGYELNPWLIRLARFHAWRAGHYEKVSYRREDLWKVDLTECKNVTVFLAPSVLSLLQQKLQTELPDDALVVAGRFPLPDWTPCRIEGHGYDRAWVYSLQAQRQHTDNNLNNGLTKEKGST, encoded by the exons ATGGATGATGATGCACCAGATGAGGCCTTCACTGAGCTCAGGTCCAGGCCCCTCGGAATATGGGGTGTTGCTCAGATAGCTGCTGGCACTGGGCTCGCCGTATACGCCATGTGGACGGGAATCCTCCAGCCAGGCTTCCGAAAAGTCCCCTTGAGGCTCCAG GTGCCGTACATTCCCGCCAGCAGAGCTCAGGTAGATAATGTCATGACGTTGCTGAGAGGTCGAAAGGGAGGCCTCGTGGATTTGGGATCTGGTGATGGCCGCATT GTCTTGGAGGCCCATCGGCGGGGTTTCACTCCTGCTGTCGGTTATGAGCTCAACCCTTGGCTTATTCGCCTGGCCCGCTTCCATGCATGGAGAGCAGGCCATTACGAAAAAGTGTCATACAGGCGGGAAGATCTCTGGAAG GTCGACTTGACTGAATGCAAGAATGTCACCGTGTTTTTGGCTCCTAGCGTG CTTTCATTATTGCAGCAGAAGTTGCAGACTGAGCTTCCTGATGATGCGTTAGTGGTAGCTGGTCGTTTCCCCCTCCCTGACTGGACACCCTGCAGGATTGAGGGACACGGCTATGACAGAGCCTGGGTATACAGCCTGCAAGCACAAAGACAGCACACTGATAACAACCTCAACAATGGACTAACCAAGGAGAAAGGATCCACTTGA